The following are encoded in a window of Novosphingobium sp. THN1 genomic DNA:
- a CDS encoding enoyl-CoA hydratase, translated as MGKTILAQRTAGGRYDLVLNRPDKFNALSQALLAELLAELSGIAADGDARVVVLSGAGKAFCAGHDLAEMQADRNLAVYRALFAACSEVMEAIAALPVPVIAKVHGVATAAGCQLVGACDLAVASESARFAVSGINVGLFCSTPAVALSRNVPAKRAFEMLVTGKFIDARTASDWGLVNTVVPAEALDAATDDLVGTILAKNPDAIRRGKALFNAQRECSRTEAYALACEVMAQNMMDENTDEGINAFLEKRRPVWRRN; from the coding sequence ATGGGCAAGACGATCCTCGCGCAGCGGACGGCAGGGGGTCGCTACGACCTCGTGCTGAATCGCCCCGACAAGTTCAATGCCCTGTCGCAAGCCCTCCTTGCCGAACTGCTAGCCGAGCTTTCGGGCATCGCGGCAGACGGGGACGCGCGCGTCGTCGTGCTGTCCGGTGCCGGAAAGGCATTTTGCGCCGGACATGATCTCGCCGAGATGCAGGCTGACCGCAATCTTGCCGTCTACCGCGCGCTGTTTGCCGCCTGCAGCGAAGTAATGGAGGCCATCGCTGCCCTCCCCGTGCCGGTCATAGCCAAGGTTCATGGCGTTGCGACCGCCGCAGGTTGCCAGCTGGTCGGGGCCTGTGACCTCGCCGTCGCCTCCGAAAGCGCGCGCTTTGCCGTTTCGGGCATCAACGTCGGCTTGTTCTGCTCAACCCCCGCCGTTGCACTCAGCCGCAACGTGCCTGCCAAGCGTGCGTTCGAGATGCTGGTGACAGGAAAGTTCATCGATGCCCGAACCGCCTCGGACTGGGGCCTTGTCAACACCGTCGTTCCAGCCGAGGCGCTTGATGCTGCCACGGACGATCTGGTTGGCACGATCCTCGCCAAGAACCCCGATGCGATCCGCCGTGGCAAAGCCCTGTTCAACGCCCAACGCGAGTGTTCCCGCACCGAAGCATATGCTCTCGCCTGCGAAGTCATGGCGCAAAACATGATGGACGAAAACACCGACGAGGGGATCAATGCTTTTCTCGAAAAGCGTAGACCAGTCTGGCGAAGGAATTGA
- a CDS encoding sulfotransferase family 2 domain-containing protein: MALRGWVLQIVHYGTVLTILSVLVIGGFQTLLKLGGHPQIALLASRLLGLPFDFAMCRKVTFVDGSFSKRRYLLAYGGTCAVSGIALETLGRAFGDVHLVGMASIVLGQGLHLLAMRKVVVRASYPSIDLDAFTPYPIHWHDSPEWVLFIKDMIRDTVLSLGHRLVELPLLCSLWRVLFGLKLESSISRAGMLFVHIPKAAGTSVSALLYGRNLPHLPMISLRRRLHPDVTALPSFAIVRDPVDRFLSAYHFTLMGGTELMLTSRFERWRLGRMMPLDRFLDTLEASPKLLHTVKQFIPQVDFVLDAKGELAVDRLFAIGRDGQLPASLWTWLEVDELPRLNSTPQAMPRLSAATRERIIRLYRADVELYEQVLRSGSYLTAGSGSDYRAEVA; encoded by the coding sequence ATGGCGCTGCGCGGTTGGGTTTTGCAAATCGTACATTATGGGACCGTGCTGACGATCTTGAGCGTTTTAGTGATCGGTGGCTTCCAGACATTGCTGAAATTGGGCGGGCATCCGCAGATTGCTCTCCTGGCTAGCAGGCTGCTCGGACTGCCGTTCGACTTCGCGATGTGTCGCAAGGTTACTTTCGTCGACGGATCGTTTTCGAAGCGTCGTTATCTGCTCGCGTACGGGGGCACTTGCGCTGTCTCCGGTATTGCGCTCGAAACCTTGGGGAGGGCTTTTGGCGACGTTCACCTCGTTGGCATGGCCTCGATTGTACTCGGACAAGGTCTGCATTTGCTTGCAATGCGCAAGGTTGTGGTGCGGGCAAGCTATCCCAGCATCGATCTTGATGCGTTCACCCCCTATCCCATCCACTGGCATGACAGCCCGGAGTGGGTGCTGTTTATCAAGGACATGATCCGGGACACCGTGCTCAGCCTTGGGCACCGGTTGGTTGAGCTTCCTCTGCTATGCAGTCTTTGGCGCGTCCTGTTCGGCCTGAAACTCGAAAGCAGCATTTCGCGCGCAGGTATGCTTTTCGTGCACATCCCAAAGGCGGCGGGGACATCGGTTTCGGCTTTGTTATATGGCCGCAATCTGCCGCACCTGCCGATGATATCGTTGCGTCGTCGGTTGCATCCGGACGTAACCGCGCTTCCAAGCTTTGCAATCGTCAGGGATCCGGTCGACAGGTTTCTGTCGGCCTACCACTTTACACTGATGGGCGGTACGGAGCTCATGCTGACCTCCCGATTTGAGCGTTGGCGCCTGGGGCGGATGATGCCGCTTGACCGTTTTCTCGACACGCTTGAGGCTTCACCGAAGCTTCTGCACACGGTCAAGCAATTCATTCCGCAAGTGGATTTCGTTCTAGACGCCAAAGGCGAGCTCGCGGTTGACCGGCTGTTTGCGATCGGTCGCGATGGACAGTTGCCGGCAAGTCTGTGGACATGGCTTGAAGTGGACGAACTGCCCCGACTCAACAGTACTCCGCAGGCCATGCCTCGCCTGTCTGCTGCGACCCGCGAAAGAATAATCAGGCTCTATCGGGCCGATGTTGAGTTGTATGAACAGGTCTTGCGTTCGGGTTCGTACCTGACTGCCGGGAGCGGATCAGATTATCGTGCAGAGGTTGCCTGA
- a CDS encoding twin-arginine translocation pathway signal protein, translated as MPRIEKVSLVLAALIEAAGFSPCANAQETTIEARTTVLLPEGVAPPLRVETPDFKLVPLGPALVKIDYDAYMSSIEHLQKTFTRNTSWPHAGITDAEAMTDMQTEQARFAQRKSFAYAVLTPDGKRERGCVYVQPSPVAGYDAAVLMWVTKTEYDAGFDKDLQAWVMQWIARDWPFKKVAYPGRTISWEKWDALVPAKAH; from the coding sequence TTGCCACGCATTGAGAAGGTATCGCTGGTTTTGGCCGCCCTCATCGAAGCTGCTGGATTTTCGCCATGTGCCAACGCGCAAGAAACGACGATAGAAGCGCGGACAACTGTCTTGCTACCTGAAGGCGTTGCGCCCCCGCTCCGGGTCGAAACGCCAGACTTCAAGCTCGTTCCGCTGGGTCCCGCGCTCGTGAAGATCGACTACGATGCTTACATGTCGTCGATCGAGCATTTGCAGAAGACTTTTACGCGCAACACCTCATGGCCGCACGCCGGGATAACCGACGCCGAGGCGATGACTGATATGCAGACCGAGCAGGCCCGTTTCGCGCAGCGCAAGTCGTTTGCCTACGCCGTGCTCACGCCCGATGGCAAGCGCGAGCGTGGGTGTGTCTATGTGCAGCCCAGCCCGGTCGCGGGTTATGATGCCGCCGTTCTGATGTGGGTAACCAAGACAGAGTACGATGCCGGCTTCGACAAGGACCTGCAGGCGTGGGTGATGCAATGGATTGCCCGTGATTGGCCATTCAAGAAGGTGGCCTACCCCGGCCGCACGATCAGTTGGGAAAAGTGGGACGCGCTTGTCCCGGCCAAGGCACACTGA
- a CDS encoding MFS transporter encodes MAGHTVEERKLARRAVIAATTGNALEFYDFITFSFFAIQIGKVFFPSEDPFVSLMASLATFGVGFVGRPLGAWAIGAWADGHGRKPAMLLSMTLMGVSVAVLALTPSYATIGATAPAIVVLARLLQGFALGGEVGSATTYMLETAQEHRRGWSISWQGASQAIASSAGSLVGLGLSLVLTPDQLTDWGGEWPCCWAR; translated from the coding sequence GTGGCAGGGCATACCGTTGAAGAGCGTAAGCTTGCCCGCCGCGCGGTGATTGCCGCCACAACCGGCAACGCGCTGGAATTCTACGACTTCATTACGTTCAGCTTCTTTGCCATCCAGATCGGCAAGGTATTCTTCCCGTCGGAAGATCCGTTCGTCAGCCTGATGGCCTCTCTGGCAACTTTCGGCGTCGGCTTTGTCGGCCGCCCGCTTGGCGCTTGGGCGATCGGCGCATGGGCAGACGGGCACGGGCGCAAGCCCGCAATGCTCTTGAGCATGACCCTGATGGGCGTCTCGGTCGCCGTCCTCGCACTCACGCCGTCCTATGCCACCATCGGCGCCACTGCACCGGCGATCGTCGTGCTGGCGCGCCTGCTGCAGGGGTTTGCCTTGGGTGGCGAAGTGGGCTCGGCCACGACCTACATGCTCGAAACCGCGCAAGAACACCGGCGCGGCTGGTCGATCAGCTGGCAGGGCGCCAGCCAGGCCATCGCATCCTCGGCCGGATCGCTCGTCGGGCTTGGCCTCAGCCTTGTCCTCACGCCGGACCAGTTGACCGACTGGGGTGGAGAGTGGCCCTGCTGCTGGGCACGGTGA
- a CDS encoding MFS transporter, producing MALLLGTVIVPFSLLIRRSLPETIHAPDHLPAGHVPAGVWRTVILGAMMISGATIATYLFNYMATYGQNTLGYSASISLGSTLAINVARFFSILLGGWMSDRFGRRPLMIWPTLAFTLAIVPAYITLTSAHDPVMFIVVNGLLAFVSTLPSGAVYAAVAESLPKASRARTFALVYALPVTFLGGSTQLVITWLLKVTGEPMAVAWYMVSAAAVALLAMFLIHESAPRKAAASPA from the coding sequence GTGGCCCTGCTGCTGGGCACGGTGATCGTGCCGTTCTCGCTGCTGATCCGCCGGTCCTTGCCAGAAACGATCCACGCGCCGGACCACTTGCCTGCCGGCCATGTTCCTGCCGGGGTCTGGCGCACGGTAATTCTCGGCGCGATGATGATTTCGGGCGCGACCATCGCCACCTATTTGTTCAACTATATGGCGACCTATGGCCAGAACACGCTCGGCTATTCGGCCAGCATCTCGCTGGGCAGCACGCTGGCGATCAATGTTGCGCGGTTTTTCTCAATCCTGCTCGGCGGCTGGATGAGCGACCGGTTCGGGCGGCGGCCGCTGATGATCTGGCCAACCCTGGCCTTCACCCTGGCCATCGTTCCCGCCTACATCACCCTGACCAGCGCGCATGACCCGGTGATGTTCATCGTCGTCAACGGCTTGCTCGCCTTCGTCTCGACCCTTCCCAGCGGGGCCGTCTATGCCGCAGTTGCCGAAAGCCTTCCCAAGGCAAGCCGCGCCCGCACCTTTGCGCTGGTCTATGCCCTGCCCGTCACGTTCCTCGGCGGATCGACTCAACTGGTGATCACCTGGCTGCTGAAGGTCACCGGAGAACCGATGGCGGTCGCATGGTACATGGTATCAGCCGCCGCGGTGGCCCTGCTCGCGATGTTCCTCATTCACGAAAGCGCGCCGAGGAAAGCAGCGGCGTCCCCCGCCTGA
- a CDS encoding exo-beta-N-acetylmuramidase NamZ domain-containing protein: MKFGIDRLLADPALRKPLEGKRVALVAHPASVTESLVHSLDALVAAGVNTTSAFGPQHGLKGDKQDNMVETADELDPTYGIPVFSLYGEVRRPTAAMMDTADVFLFDLQDLGCRIYTFVTTLLYLLEATSGTGKAVWVLDRPNPAGRPVEGTTLLPGWESFVGAGPMPMRHGMTLGEMGAWFVDHFKLDVDYRVITMEGWEPEGTGFGWPESRIWINPSPNAASLNMARAYAGTVMIEGATLSEGRGTTRPLEVLFGAPDIDAKAVLAEMRSFAPQWMQGCAIRECWFEPTFHKHAKSLCSALMIHAEGAFYDHHAFRPWRLQALAFKAIRRHYPDYPIWRDFPYEYVFDKLAIDVINGGTALREWVDDAASAAGDLDALAGADEAAWIEDRARFLLY; the protein is encoded by the coding sequence ATGAAATTCGGCATCGACCGGCTGCTCGCCGACCCCGCACTCAGAAAGCCACTCGAAGGCAAGCGCGTCGCCCTGGTGGCCCATCCCGCCTCGGTGACCGAGAGTCTGGTTCATTCGCTTGATGCGCTCGTTGCTGCCGGGGTGAACACCACCTCGGCATTCGGTCCGCAGCACGGCCTAAAGGGCGACAAGCAGGACAACATGGTCGAGACCGCCGACGAGCTCGACCCGACCTACGGCATCCCGGTGTTCAGCCTCTACGGTGAGGTGCGCCGCCCAACCGCAGCCATGATGGACACGGCAGACGTCTTTCTGTTCGACCTGCAGGACCTTGGCTGCCGCATCTACACCTTCGTGACTACGTTGCTCTATCTCCTTGAAGCCACCAGTGGCACCGGCAAGGCGGTGTGGGTGCTAGACCGGCCCAATCCCGCCGGGCGCCCGGTCGAGGGCACCACTCTGCTGCCGGGTTGGGAGAGCTTCGTCGGTGCGGGGCCGATGCCAATGCGGCACGGCATGACGCTGGGCGAGATGGGCGCGTGGTTTGTCGATCACTTCAAGCTCGACGTCGACTACCGCGTGATCACGATGGAAGGGTGGGAGCCGGAAGGCACCGGCTTTGGCTGGCCCGAAAGCCGGATCTGGATCAACCCTTCGCCCAACGCGGCCAGCCTCAACATGGCGCGAGCCTATGCCGGGACGGTGATGATCGAGGGCGCGACCTTGTCTGAAGGGCGCGGCACGACGCGGCCGCTGGAAGTGCTGTTCGGTGCGCCTGATATCGATGCCAAGGCTGTCCTTGCCGAAATGCGCAGCTTCGCGCCGCAGTGGATGCAGGGCTGCGCAATCCGTGAATGCTGGTTCGAGCCGACATTCCACAAGCATGCCAAGAGCTTGTGCAGTGCGCTGATGATCCATGCCGAGGGCGCATTCTACGATCACCACGCGTTCCGTCCGTGGCGGCTGCAGGCCTTGGCGTTCAAGGCAATCCGCAGGCACTATCCGGATTACCCGATCTGGCGCGATTTTCCCTACGAGTACGTGTTCGACAAGCTGGCGATCGACGTGATCAATGGGGGCACGGCGCTGCGCGAGTGGGTGGACGACGCGGCCAGCGCTGCGGGTGATCTCGACGCCTTGGCGGGAGCCGACGAAGCGGCGTGGATCGAAGATCGGGCGCGCTTCCTGCTCTATTGA
- a CDS encoding DOMON-like domain-containing protein, producing MPNLSSHPAHPPATVTSVEARILSVDNVWMTLRWRVEGTQRLVVPPFAGKVRADGLWQTTCFELFVKPAGGDAYAEFNFSPSQAWAAYDFSGYRDGMIERAVPRPPVCTPRRGQSVLIFDVALPTAALPALPFAYGLTAVIDEEGGHKSYWAIAHREDRPDFHHASCFAASLEAPR from the coding sequence ATGCCGAACTTGTCTAGCCACCCCGCGCATCCCCCTGCAACCGTAACCTCCGTCGAGGCGCGGATCCTGTCGGTCGACAACGTCTGGATGACGCTGCGTTGGCGGGTGGAGGGCACGCAGCGGCTTGTCGTCCCACCCTTCGCGGGCAAGGTTCGCGCCGATGGGCTGTGGCAGACGACCTGTTTCGAGCTGTTCGTGAAGCCGGCCGGCGGCGATGCCTATGCCGAGTTCAACTTTTCACCGTCGCAGGCGTGGGCGGCCTACGATTTTTCCGGCTATCGCGACGGGATGATTGAGCGCGCCGTGCCCCGTCCACCGGTCTGCACGCCACGCCGGGGACAGTCAGTGCTGATCTTCGATGTCGCGCTGCCCACCGCGGCTTTGCCCGCGCTGCCGTTCGCCTATGGGTTGACCGCGGTGATCGACGAGGAAGGTGGGCACAAGTCCTACTGGGCCATCGCGCACCGCGAGGATCGGCCAGACTTCCACCACGCATCTTGCTTCGCGGCCTCGCTTGAGGCACCGCGCTAG